The following coding sequences lie in one Peromyscus maniculatus bairdii isolate BWxNUB_F1_BW_parent chromosome 3, HU_Pman_BW_mat_3.1, whole genome shotgun sequence genomic window:
- the Retsat gene encoding all-trans-retinol 13,14-reductase, with the protein MWVAVVLLAALLLAVLLRVYVGFFGGSSPNPFAQDVKRPLEPLVTDKAARKKVLKQAFSVNRVPEKLDAVVIGSGIGGLASAAILAKAGKRVLVLEQHNKAGGCCHTFGENGLEFDTGIHYIGKMQEGNIGRFILDQITEGQLDWVPMDSPFDIMILEGPDGRKEFPMYTGRKEYIQGLKEKFPKEEAVIDKYMELVKVVSRGVFHAILLKYLPLTLTQLLHKLGLLTRFSPFCRASTQSLAEVLQQLGASPELRAVLSYIFPTYGVTPSHTTFSLHALLVDHYLQGAYYPRGGSSEIAFHIIPVIQRAGGAVLTHATVQSVLLDSDGRACGVSVKKGHELVNIHCPIVISSAGLFNTYQHLLPESVHGLPDVKKQLATVRPGMSMFSVFVCLRGTKEDLKLPSTNYYIYFDTDMDKAMQRYVSMPKEKAPEHIPLIFIAFPSSKDPTWEDRFPDRSTMTMLVPMAFEWFEEWQEEPKGKRGDDYETLKSAFLEASMSVVMKLFPHLEDKVESVTGGSPLTNQYYLAAPRGAVYGADHDLARLHPRAMASLRAQTPIPNLYLTGQDIFTCGLMGALQGAVLCSSAILKRNLYSDLRALGSKVRAQRKKK; encoded by the exons ATGTGGGTCGCCGTAGTGCTGCTGGCCGCGCTGCTGCTGGCTGTCCTCCTCAGAGTTTACGTGGGTTTCTTCGGCGGAAGCTCCCCGAACCCCTTCGCCCAGGATGTCAAGCGGCCACTTGAACCCCTGGTGACCGACAAGGCGGCCAGGAAGAAGGTTCTCAAACAAG CGTTCTCAGTCAATCGAGTACCAGAGAAGCTGGATGCCGTGGTGATTGGCAGTGGCATTGGGGGGCTGGCCTCAGCTGCGATTCTGGCCAAAGCTGGCAAAAGAGTCCTTGTACTGGAGCAACATAACAAGGCAGGAGGCTGCTGCCATACCTTCGGGGAAAATGGCCTTGAATTTGACACTG GAATCCATTATATTGGGAAAATGCAGGAAGGCAACATTGGCCGTTTTATCTTGGACCAGATCACTGAAGGGCAGCTGGACTGGGTCCCCATGGACTCCCCTTTTGACATTATGATACTAGAAGGGCCTGATGGCCGAAAGGAGTTTCCCATGTACACTGGGAGGAAAGAATACATCCAGGGCCTTAAGGAGAAGTTCCCCAAGGAAGAAGCTGTCATTGACAAGTACATGGAGCTAGTCAAG GTGGTGTCCCGCGGAGTCTTCCACGCCATCCTGCTGAAGTACCTCCCGTTGACCTTGACCCAGCTCCTCCACAAGCTTGGGCTGCTGACTCGATTCTCCCCCTTCTGCCGAGCATCTACTCAGAGCCTGGCCGAGGTCCTGCAGCAGCTCGGGGCTTCCCCCGAGCTCCGGGCTGTTCTCAGCTACATCTTCCCCACTTACG gAGTAACCCCCAGCCACACGACCTTTTCCTTGCATGCTCTGCTGGTTGACCACTACCTACAAGGGGCATATTACCCCCGAGGAGGTTCCAGTGAGATTGCCTTCCATATCATCCCCGTGATTCAGCGGGCCGGGGGTGCAGTCCTCACCCATGCCACTGTACAGAGTGTGCTGCTGGACTCTGATGGGCGAGCCTGTG GTGTCAGCGTGAAGAAGGGACACGAGCTGGTGAACATCCACTGCCCAATTGTCATCTCCAGTGCAGGACTGTTCAACACCTACCAGCACTTACTGCCGGAGAGTGTCCACGGTCTTCCAG ATGTGAAGAAGCAGCTGGCAACGGTACGGCCCGGCATGAGCATGTTCTCGGTTTTCGTCTGCCTGAGAGGCACCAAGGAGGACTTGAAGCTTCCGTCCACCAACTACTACATTTATTTTGACACAGACATGGACAAAGC GATGCAACGCTATGTCTCTATGCCCAAGGAAAAGGCTCCAGAACACATTCCCCTTATTTTCATTGCCTTCCCATCAAGCAAGGACCCAACCTGGGAGGACCGATTCCCAG ACCGGTCCACAATGACTATGCTGGTACCCATGGCCTTTGAGTGGTTTGAGGAGTGGCAGGAAGAGCCAAAGGGCAAGCGGGGTGATGACTATGAGACGCTCAAAAGTGCCTTCCTGGAAGCCTCTATGTCCGTGGTCATGAAACTGTTCCCACATCTGGAGGACAAG GTGGAGAGTGTGACTGGAGGATCCCCACTGACCAACCAGTATTATCTGGCTGCTCCCCGGGGTGCTGTCTATGGGGCTGACCACGACCTGGCTCGTCTGCATCCTCGTGCGATGGCTTCCCTACGAGCCCAAACCCCCATCCCCAACCTCTACCTGACAG GCCAAGATATCTTCACCTGTGGGCTGATGGGGGCCCTACAAGGGGCCGTGCTGTGCAGCAGCGCCATCCTGAAGCGGAACTTGTACTCAGATCTGCGGGCTCTTGGCTCAAAGGTCCgggcacagaggaagaagaagtag